Within bacterium, the genomic segment CCGTCGCGCGGGCCAGCGCCGCGGAGGCGACTTCGGCGCGCGCGAGAGCGGAGACCCGGTTGAGGCCGGCGCGGAGCAGCGCCGTCTCGGCGTCGAGTAGTTCCGACGAGGGGATCACGCCGGCGCGGTACCGCTCGTCGGCGACGCGGCGGTTCTCGCGCGCCGAGACGAGCGAGCGCTCGGCGACGCCGACCGCCGCGCGCGCGGTCTCGAGTTCGAGCGCGCGCTGCGTCACCTCGAGCCGGATGCGCCGCTCGAGGTCGTCGAGCCCGCGGCGCGCCGCGTCGGCGCGGGCCCGCGCCTCGGCGACCCGCGCGCGGGTCCGGCCGGAGTCGAAGACCGCCCAGCTCGCGTTGACGCCGACGTCCCAGGCCGGGCGCCA encodes:
- a CDS encoding TolC family protein, with translation WRPAWDVGVNASWAVFDSGRTRARVAEARARADAARRGLDDLERRIRLEVTQRALELETARAAVGVAERSLVSARENRRVADERYRAGVIPSSELLDAETALLRAGLNRVSALARAEVASAALARATGR